A stretch of the Leopardus geoffroyi isolate Oge1 chromosome B2, O.geoffroyi_Oge1_pat1.0, whole genome shotgun sequence genome encodes the following:
- the LOC123609664 gene encoding olfactory receptor 2W1-like isoform X1, with product MNTNNGSATADFILLGFSNQPQVEHIISGVVFIFYIVTLVGNTTIILVSNLDSKLHTPMYFFLSNLSFLDLCYATSIIPQMLVNLWGPTKSITYGGCVLQFFFALDFGATECLLLAVMAYDRYAAVCQPLYYTIVMHPQLCQKMVLTAWLGGLGSALILCSLTLKLPRCGHRKVDNFICEMPALLKLACVYSKVIEVIVYALGVIFLLVPLSLILISYAIITQAVMRIKSTARWRKVLNTCGSHLTVVTLFYGTIIYMYMKPQNSTSEDEGKFLTLFYTIVTPTLNPLIYTLRNKDVKSAVKRILYVRKCSAKS from the coding sequence ATGAACACAAACAATGGAAGTGCCACAGCAGACTTCATCTTGCTGGGGTTTTCTAATCAGCCCCAGGTAGAACACATCATCTCTGGGGTTGTCTTCATCTTCTATATTGTGACGTTGGTAGGAAACACAACCATCATCCTTGTATCTAACCTAGACAGCAAGCTCCATActcccatgtatttcttcctatCCAATTTGTCTTTTCTGGATCTCTGTTATGCAACTAGCATTATCCCACAGATGCTGGTAAATCTATGGGGTCCAACAAAGTCTATTACCTATGGAGGGTGTGTGCTCCAATTCTTCTTTGCCCTTGACTTTGGAGCCACAGAATGTCTTCTCCTAGCTGTGATGGCCTATGATCGCTATGCTGCTGTCTGTCAACCTCTTTACTACACAATAGTAATGCACCCTCAGCTTTGCCAGAAGATGGTGCTCACTGCCTGGTTAGGTGGTCTTGGCAGTGCCTTAATTCTTTGCTCCTTGACTTTGAAGTTGCCAAGATGTGGGCACCGGAAGGTTGATAATTTTATTTGTGAGATGCCAGCATTGCTCAAGTTGGCTTGTGTCTACTCAAAAGTAATTGAGGTCATCGTCTATGCTCTTGGGGTGATATTTCTTCTAGTACCTCTATCACTAATTCTCATCTCATACGCAATTATCACTCAAGCTGTCATGAGAATCAAGTCAACAGCAAGGTGGCGTAAGGTCCTTAATACATGCGGTTCCCACCTCACAGTAGTAACTCTGTTTTATGGAACAATCATTTATATGTACATGAAGCCACAGAATAGCACATCTGAAGATGAGGGGAAGTTCCTTACACTCTTTTACACAATTGTCACACCCACCCTTAACCCTCTGATCTACACATTAAGAAACAAAGATGTGAAGAGTGCAGTAAAGAGAATACTGTATGTGAGAAAATGTTCAGCAAAGTCATGA
- the LOC123609664 gene encoding olfactory receptor 2W1-like isoform X2, with the protein MNTNNGSATADFILLGFSNQPQVEHIISGVVFIFYIVTLVGNTTIILVSNLDSKLHTPMYFFLSNLSFLDLCYATSIIPQMLVNLWGPTKSITYGGCVLQFFFALDFGATECLLLAVMAYDRYAAVCQPLYYTIVMHPQLCQKMVLTAWLGGLGSALILCSLTLKLPRCGHRKVDNFICEMPALLKLACVYSKVIEVIVYALGVIFLLVPLSLILISYAIITQAVMRIKSTARWRKVLNTCGSHLTVVTLFYGTIIYMYMKPQNSTSEDEGKFLTLFYTIVTPTLNPLIYTLRNKDVKSAVKRILRGEQGGAFA; encoded by the exons ATGAACACAAACAATGGAAGTGCCACAGCAGACTTCATCTTGCTGGGGTTTTCTAATCAGCCCCAGGTAGAACACATCATCTCTGGGGTTGTCTTCATCTTCTATATTGTGACGTTGGTAGGAAACACAACCATCATCCTTGTATCTAACCTAGACAGCAAGCTCCATActcccatgtatttcttcctatCCAATTTGTCTTTTCTGGATCTCTGTTATGCAACTAGCATTATCCCACAGATGCTGGTAAATCTATGGGGTCCAACAAAGTCTATTACCTATGGAGGGTGTGTGCTCCAATTCTTCTTTGCCCTTGACTTTGGAGCCACAGAATGTCTTCTCCTAGCTGTGATGGCCTATGATCGCTATGCTGCTGTCTGTCAACCTCTTTACTACACAATAGTAATGCACCCTCAGCTTTGCCAGAAGATGGTGCTCACTGCCTGGTTAGGTGGTCTTGGCAGTGCCTTAATTCTTTGCTCCTTGACTTTGAAGTTGCCAAGATGTGGGCACCGGAAGGTTGATAATTTTATTTGTGAGATGCCAGCATTGCTCAAGTTGGCTTGTGTCTACTCAAAAGTAATTGAGGTCATCGTCTATGCTCTTGGGGTGATATTTCTTCTAGTACCTCTATCACTAATTCTCATCTCATACGCAATTATCACTCAAGCTGTCATGAGAATCAAGTCAACAGCAAGGTGGCGTAAGGTCCTTAATACATGCGGTTCCCACCTCACAGTAGTAACTCTGTTTTATGGAACAATCATTTATATGTACATGAAGCCACAGAATAGCACATCTGAAGATGAGGGGAAGTTCCTTACACTCTTTTACACAATTGTCACACCCACCCTTAACCCTCTGATCTACACATTAAGAAACAAAGATGTGAAGAGTGCAGTAAAGAGAATACT cagaggagagcagggaggtgcttttgcatga